In the genome of Euleptes europaea isolate rEulEur1 chromosome 7, rEulEur1.hap1, whole genome shotgun sequence, one region contains:
- the POLR3GL gene encoding DNA-directed RNA polymerase III subunit RPC7-like yields the protein MAGRGGRGRGRGGHMTFNVEAVGIGKGEALPPPTLQPSPLFPPLEYKPVPLLTGEEVEYMLALKQELRGAMKNLPYFIKPSAPKKDVERYSDKYQMSGPIDNTIEWSPDWRRLPQELKIRVRKIRKQRVTILPPKRKTHLPVDKEEAIKKLETLEKKEEEVTSEEEEEKEEGEEGKEEEEEEYDEEEYEEETDYIMSYFDNGEDFGGDSDDNMDEAVY from the exons ATGGCTGGAAGAGGCGGCAGAGGGAGGGGCCGGGGCGGCCACATGACCTTCAACGTTGAAGCCGTGGGCATCGGAAAGGGCGAAGCCCTGCCCCCGCCCACTCTCCAGCCCTCGCCGTTGTTTCCT CCCTTGGAATATAAACCAGTTCCCTTGCTAACTGGCGAAGAGGTAGAATATATGTTGGCCTTAAAGCAAGAACTCAGGGGAGCGATGAAGAACCTGCCGTACTTCATCAAACCGTCTGCTCCTAAGAAAG ACGTGGAGCGTTACTCTGACAAATACCAGATGTCCGGTCCTATCGATAACACTATCGAGTGGAGCCCAG ACTGGAGACGGCTCCCTCAAGAATTAAAAATCCGGGTGCGGAAGATTAGAAAACAAA GAGTGACCATCCTTCCCCCCAAGCGCAAAACTCATCTGCCGGTAGACAAGGAAGAAGCCATCAAGAAACTGGAG ACTctggaaaaaaaggaggaggaggtgacatccgaagaggaagaggagaaagaagagggtgaggaagggaaagaggaggaagaagaagaatacgaCGAGGAGGAGTATGAAGAG GAGACAGATTATATCATGTCCTACTTCGACAAcggggaagattttgggggcgacaGTGACGACAACATGGACGAGGCCGTATACTGA